From Brassica oleracea var. oleracea cultivar TO1000 chromosome C3, BOL, whole genome shotgun sequence, a single genomic window includes:
- the LOC106334888 gene encoding proteasome-associated protein ECM29 homolog isoform X1 has protein sequence MEGSSSSSLVSKSDGELEEMLDRMLTRLALCDDSKLEALVSKLLPLTISSLSSQSPAVRNKVLEILSHVNKRVKHHHEIGLPLLELWKLYTDPAASPMVRNFAIVYVEMAFERAPAKEREDIAPKTLENVSKFPQQHQEIILRIAIKVIGECHASRISDDVSVKYSTLIASQDKEIFLDFCLHMLLYQPPPQGGGCPPGLSVFQVNRITGKQELKGDMLTKRRLGILNVIGTMDLPGESVYPLYIAASVDSQEPVAKRGEELLKKKASVTNLDDPKLIKRLFLLFNGTTATEHATPEHSVAPGNIALKMKLMSGFCRSIAAANSFPATLQCIFGCMYGSGTTLRLKQMGMEFTVWVFKHGKIDQLKLMGPVILNAILKMLDGTGSEADALSRETKTFSFQAIGLIAQRLPQLFREKIEMAVRLFNALKLETQSLRSTIQEAIISLAAAYKDSPEKILKDLEVLLLENSLAEQNEARFCALRWATSLYDSQHCPSLYICMLSAADMKLDIRELALEGLFLKDEGRSIVSNHDHKYPKFVEMLEYILKQQPKLLDSSEMRSQKLLFPSQVYVVMIKFLVKCFELQMEEINTQAVGTEFLSSAQRMCLLLEHSLAFEGSAELHACASKALVSVGSYLPEMVEVYCSQKVVWLRRLLSHTDLSTRESASRLLGMASCALSDAESCSLLSELIASVSQPPQKLRFEAHHGGLCAVGYVSAHCLYRIPAVSEAVVQNAVKCLVDVVNSETAPLASVAMEALGHIGICGPLPLLVNDSSPGTQVLEVLQEKLSKLLSGDDIKSVQKIALSLGHICSNEMSSSHLKIALDLLFSLSRSKAEEILFAAGEALSFLWGGVPVTADMILKTNYTSLSTDSNFLMREVKSLSKKLSDAKTGDEDSRVTTRETISGKLFDTLLYSSRKDERCAGTVWMLSLIMYCGQHPSTQLMLPKIQEAFSHLLGDQNELTQELASQGMSIVYELGDSSMKQSLVDALVNTLTGTSKRKRAIKLDEETEVFQEGTIGESPSGGKISTYKELCNLANEMGQPDLIYKFMDLANHQASLNSKRGAAFGFSKIAKQAGDALRPHLRLLIPRLIRYQYDPDKNVQDAMAHIWKALIQDPKKAVDEHLNHIFDDLLVQCGSRLWRSREASCLALADIIQGRKFDQVGEHLKRLWIAAFRAMDDIKETVRNAGDKLCRSVTSLTIRICDITLTEISDARQAMDIVLPFLLSEGIMSKVGSVRKASIAVVMKLAKGAGVALRPHLSDLVCCMLESLSSLEDQGLNYVELHAANIGIETEKLENLRISISKGSPMWETLDLCINIVDSESLEQLIPRLTQLVRSGVGLNTRVGVASFISLLVQKVGTEIKPFTGMLLRLLFPVAKEEKSSAAKRAFSSACGVVLKYSSPSQAQSLIEETAALHSGDRSSQIACASLFKSFSSTASDIMSGHQSAIVPVIFLSRFEDDKQISSLFEEVWEDITSGERVTLQLFLQEIVNHICESITSSSWASKKKAGKAISKLTEVLGESLSPQHNKLLQCLINEMPGRLWEGKDALLDALGALSVSCHEAITKEDPKTPTVILDLICSACRKKVKKYRESAFSCLEKVIIAFGNPEFFNAVFPMLYEMCNTASVKTNSQVQSASDAVKTESEKGEDGQVPLEKIMECVKSCIQVATVDDIISRKADLIHVLLISLSPGFLWNVKMSGISCLGKLCSRFQSLWNDSMDGLVPSDATKFAHELFHSLVPKQLECINTVKIAQVHVATSQCMLELIEVYSKVSTLHPVEVDFKGEINSLIELEKSEEAKSLLRKSRDALAILS, from the exons ATGGAGGGTTCATCGTCTTCGTCACTGGTCTCCAAATCGGACGGCGAGCTGGAGGAAATGCTCGATCGGATGCTGACTAGGCTCGCCCTCTGCGACGACTCCAAGCTCGAAGCCCTAGTCTCCAAGCTCCTCCCCCTCACCATCTCATCTCTCTCCTCCCAGTCTCCCGCCGTTCGCAACAAG GTTCTTGAGATACTGAGTCACGTTAACAAGAGAGTGAAGCACCATCATGAGATTGGTTTGCCGTTGCTGGAGTTGTGGAAACTCTACACAGACCCTGCTGCGTCTCCTATGGTTAGGAACTTTGCTATTGTGTATGTTGAGATGGCTTTTGAACGAGCTCCTGCTAAG GAAAGGGAGGATATTGCACCAAAGACACTAGAGAATGTTTCAAAGTTTCCTCAGCAGCACCAAGAGATTATTTTGAGAATTGCCATTAAG GTTATTGGAGAGTGTCATGCAAGCCGGATCAGTGATGATGTCTCTGTAAAGTATAGTACTCTGATTGCATCTCAGGATAAAGAAATATTTCTGGATTTTTGCCTTCATATGCTTTTGTATCAACCACCTCCTCAAGG AGGAGGATGTCCTCCTGGGCTTTCAGTTTTTCAAGTTAATCGTATAACGGGAAAGCAAGAATTGAAAGGGGACATGCTTACCAAAAGAAGG TTGGGGATCTTGAATGTCATTGGAACCATGGATTTGCCTGGTGAATCCGTATATCCGTTGTACATTGCTGCATCAGTGGATAG TCAAGAACCCGTAGCTAAAAGAGGGGAAGAGCTTCTTAAAAAGAAAGCTTCTGTAACGAATTTGGATGATCCCAAGTTGATAAAGAGACTCTTCTTACTATTCAATG GCACTACTGCCACTGAACATGCTACTCCAGAACATAGTGTAGCTCCAGGAAACATAGCCTTGAAAATGAAGCTCATGTCTGGTTTCTGTCGTTCTATCGCAGCCGCAAATAGTTTTCCTGCCACATTGCAGTGCATATTTGGTTGTATGTATG GAAGTGGAACGACCTTAAGGCTAAAGCAAATGGGAATGGAGTTCACCGTGTGGGTTTTTAAGCAT GGAAAAATAGATCAACTGAAACTTATGGGCCCTGTTATACTGAATGCTATTCTGAAAATGCTTGACGGAACAGGCTCAGAAGCAG ATGCTCTATCAAGGGAGACCAAAACATTTTCTTTTCAAGCTATTGGTTTGATTGCACAACGTTTGCCTCAGCTTTTTAG GGAAAAGATTGAAATGGCAGTTCGTCTTTTTAACGCATTGAAGTTAGAAACCCAATCTCTTCGTTCAACTATCCAGGAGGCAATCATCTCTCTTGCTGCTGCATACAAG GACTCCCCAGAGAAAATTCTCAAGGATTTGGAGGTGCTTCTGTTAGAAAATTCTTTGGCG GAACAAAATGAAGCAAGGTTTTGTGCGTTGCGATGGGCAACTTCTTTGTATGATTCACAACATTGTCCAAGTCTGTATATTTGCATGCTCAGCGCAGCAGATATGAAGCTAGATATAAG GGAACTAGCACTTGAAGGACTCTTTCTGAAAGACGAAGGTCGCAGTATAGTCTCTAATCATGACCACAAATACCCAAAGTTCGTTGAGATGCTGGAGTACATTCTCAAGCAACAGCCCAAACTGTTGGATTCATCAGAAATGAGAAGCCAGAAACTTCTCTTTCCGTCGCAAGTATATGTGGTCATGATTAAGTTTCTAGTGAAGTGTTTTGAGTTACAGATGGAGGAGATCAATACCCAGGCAGTTGGGACTGAATTTTTGTCTTCGGCGCAAAGAATGTGTTTGTTATTGGAACATTCCCTGGCATTCGAAGGCTCGGCTGAGTTGCATGCTTGCGCTTCCAAAGCTTTGGTTTCAGTTGGCTCTTACCTTCCGGAG ATGGTTGAAGTTTACTGTTCTCAAAAAGTTGTATGGCTAAGGCGTCTGCTTAGTCATACAGACTTGAGTACTCGTGAATCTGCATCACGATTACTCGGAATGGCATCCTGTGCTCTTTCTGATGCCGAATCATGTTCCTTGCTTTCTGAATTGATAGCTTCGGTTTCTCAACCGCCACAGAAGTTAAG GTTCGAGGCACACCATGGGGGGTTATGCGCTGTAGGATATGTTTCAGCACACTGCTTATATAGAATACCCGCT GTTTCTGAAGCGGTTGTTCAAAATGCGGTTAAATGCTTGGTGGATGTTGTTAACTCGGAGACTGCACCACTGGCTTCTGTTGCTATGGAAGCTCTGGGTCATATTGGAATCTGTGGCCCATTACCTCTTCTTGTTAATGATTCTAGTCCAG GGACTCAAGTGCTGGAAGTTCTGCAAGAAAAATTGAGCAAGCTACTCTCTGGTGATGATATAAAATCAGTTCAGAAAATTGCCCTTTCTCTTGGACATATCTGTTCAAATGAAATGTCATCTTCGCACTTGAAGATAGCGCTTGATCTTTTATTTAGCCTTTCACGCTCTAAG GCTGAAGAAATTTTGTTTGCTGCGGGTGAGGCGTTATCTTTCCTCTGGGGTGGTGTACCAGTTACTGCTGATATGATTCTGAAAACGAATTATACATCTCTTTCTACGGACTCAAATTTTCTGATGCGAGAAGTTAAATCTTTGTCAAAGAAATTGTCTGATGCCAAAACTGGTGATGAAGATAGCCGTGTCACGACCAGAGAAACAATTTCTGGAAAGCTCTTTGATACTCTTCTATACAGTAGCAGGAAGGATGAACGATGTGCTGGAACCGTATGGATGCTGTCTTTGATCATGTACTGTGGCCAACATCCATCAACACAACTAATGCTTCCTAAAATTCAG GAGGCTTTCTCACACTTGTTAGGTGACCAGAATGAACTTACACAGGAGCTGGCATCCCAGGGCATGAGCATTGTCTATGAACTTGGTGATTCATCAATGAAGCAAAGTCTGGTAGATGCTCTGGTTAATACCCTAACTGGCACAAGCAAAAGAAAACGAGCTATAAAG CTTGATGAAGAGACTGAAGTGTTTCAAGAGGGCACTATCGGTGAGAGTCCCAGTGGAGGGAAGATTAGCACGTACAAGGAGCTTTGTAATCTTGCAAATGAAATGGGGCAACCAGATTTGATTTACAAATTTATGGACTTAGCCAATCACCAAGCATCTCTTAATTCGAAGAGAGGAGCTGCTTTTGGGTTCTCCAAGATAGCCAAACAAGCAGGAGATGCTCTTCGACCACATTTGCGATTGTTGATTCCGAGGTTGATCCGATACCAGTATGATCCTGACAAAAACGTGCAG GATGCTATGGCACACATCTGGAAAGCACTTATACAAGACCCTAAGAAAGCTGTTGATGAACATTTGAATCACATCTTTGATGATCTGCTAGTACAATGTGGTTCACGGCTTTGGCGCTCCCGTGAGGCATCCTGTCTTGCCCTTGCTGATATTATTCAAGGTCGGAAATTTGACCAG GTTGGGGAGCATTTGAAAAGACTTTGGATAGCTGCTTTCCGTGCTATGGATGACATCAAAGAGACTGTGAGAAATGCTGGTGATAAGTTATGTCGTAGCGTGACATCCTTAACAATAAGGATTTGTGATATCACGCTCACCGAAATATCAGATGCAAGACAGGCAATGGATATTGTTCTCCCGTTTTTGCTTTCAGAAGGGATAATGAGTAAAGTCGGCAGTGTTCGGAAGGCTTCAATTGCAGTTGTTATGAAGCTTGCAAAG GGTGCAGGAGTTGCCCTCCGTCCACATCTATCAGACTTAGTTTGCTGTATGTTGGAAAGTTTGTCTAGTCTTGAAGACCAAGGACTTAACTATGTTGAG TTGCATGCTGCTAATATTGGCATAGAAACCGAGAAACTTGAAAATCTACGAATTTCAATCTCGAAAGGCTCTCCAATGTGGGAAACTCTTGATCTCTGTATTAATATAGTAGATAGTGAGTCACTTGAGCAGTTGATCCCTCGTCTCACTCAACTTGTTCGAAGTGGTGTTGGCCTCAATACGAG GGTTGGTGTTGCCAGCTTTATCTCATTACTAGTGCAGAAAGTAGGTACCGAGATAAAGCCGTTCACTGGAATGCTGCTAAGACTTTTGTTTCCTGTCGCCAAGGAGGAGAAAAGTTCTGCTGCAAAACGTGCCTTTTCGAGTGCTTGTGGCGTTGTATTGAAGTATTCTAGTCCCTCTCAAGCTCAAAGCTTAATCGAAGAAACTGCAGCTCTTCACTCTGGCGATAGAAGCTCCCAGATCGCATGTGCGAGTCTTTTTAAAAGCTTCTCATCTACAGCTTCTGATATTATGAGCGGTCATCAGTCGGCTATTGTTCCAGTCATATTTCTTTCCAG ATTTGAGGATGACAAACAGATTTCAAGCCTCTTTGAGGAGGTGTGGGAAGACATCACAAGTGGTGAAAGGGTCACGTTGCAGTTGTTTCTGCAAGAAATTGTGAATCATATTTGTGAGAGCATTACATCATCCTCGTGGGCAAGCAAAAAGAAG GCGGGTAAGGCAATTTCCAAGCTAACTGAAGTCTTGGGTGAATCACTATCGCCGCAACACAACAAATTGCTGCAGTGTCTTATCAATGAAATGCCTGGACGCTTATGGGAG GGAAAGGATGCTCTTTTGGATGCCCTTGGTGCTCTTTCAGTCTCTTGCCACGAGGCAATAACTAAGGAGGATCCAAAAACTCCCACTGTCATATTGGATCTGATATGTTCTGCATGTAGAAAGAAAGTCAAGAAATATCGCGAGTCAGCCTTTTCTTGCCTGGAGAAG GTCATAATAGCTTTTGGCAATCCAGAGTTCTTCAACGCCGTTTTCCCAATGTTATATGAGATGTGTAATACTGCCTCCGTCAAAACGAATTCTCAAGTCCAGTCTGCAAGTGATGCTGTCAAAACAG AATCAGAAAAAGGAGAAGACGGACAAGTCCCACTTGAGAAAATTATGGAGTGCGTCAAGTCATGCATCCAAGTAGCAACCGTAGATGACATTATCAGCCGGAAAGCTGATTTGATTCATGTTCTTCTAATTTCCTTATCACCTGGTTTTCTATGGAATG TAAAAATGTCTGGGATTTCATGTCTGGGAAAGCTTTGCTCAAGGTTTCAGAGTCTATGGAATGACTCTATGGATGGCCTTGTACCTAGTGATGCCACAAAATTCGCTCATGAG TTATTTCACTCGCTGGTTCCTAAACAACTGGAATGCATAAACACAGTGAAGATAGCACAG GTTCATGTGGCTACTTCGCAATGCATGCTTGAGCTCATCGAAGTGTATAGCAAGGTGTCGACATTGCATCCTGTGGAAGTAGATTTCAAGGGTGAGATTAACTCTTTGATTGAACTAGAGAAGAGTGAAGAAGCTAAGTCCTTGTTGAGAAAATCCAGAGATGCGCTTGCAATTCTCTCCTAA
- the LOC106334888 gene encoding proteasome-associated protein ECM29 homolog isoform X2, whose amino-acid sequence MSLEPWICLVNPYIRCTLLHQWIEPVAKRGEELLKKKASVTNLDDPKLIKRLFLLFNGTTATEHATPEHSVAPGNIALKMKLMSGFCRSIAAANSFPATLQCIFGCMYGSGTTLRLKQMGMEFTVWVFKHGKIDQLKLMGPVILNAILKMLDGTGSEADALSRETKTFSFQAIGLIAQRLPQLFREKIEMAVRLFNALKLETQSLRSTIQEAIISLAAAYKDSPEKILKDLEVLLLENSLAEQNEARFCALRWATSLYDSQHCPSLYICMLSAADMKLDIRELALEGLFLKDEGRSIVSNHDHKYPKFVEMLEYILKQQPKLLDSSEMRSQKLLFPSQVYVVMIKFLVKCFELQMEEINTQAVGTEFLSSAQRMCLLLEHSLAFEGSAELHACASKALVSVGSYLPEMVEVYCSQKVVWLRRLLSHTDLSTRESASRLLGMASCALSDAESCSLLSELIASVSQPPQKLRFEAHHGGLCAVGYVSAHCLYRIPAVSEAVVQNAVKCLVDVVNSETAPLASVAMEALGHIGICGPLPLLVNDSSPGTQVLEVLQEKLSKLLSGDDIKSVQKIALSLGHICSNEMSSSHLKIALDLLFSLSRSKAEEILFAAGEALSFLWGGVPVTADMILKTNYTSLSTDSNFLMREVKSLSKKLSDAKTGDEDSRVTTRETISGKLFDTLLYSSRKDERCAGTVWMLSLIMYCGQHPSTQLMLPKIQEAFSHLLGDQNELTQELASQGMSIVYELGDSSMKQSLVDALVNTLTGTSKRKRAIKLDEETEVFQEGTIGESPSGGKISTYKELCNLANEMGQPDLIYKFMDLANHQASLNSKRGAAFGFSKIAKQAGDALRPHLRLLIPRLIRYQYDPDKNVQDAMAHIWKALIQDPKKAVDEHLNHIFDDLLVQCGSRLWRSREASCLALADIIQGRKFDQVGEHLKRLWIAAFRAMDDIKETVRNAGDKLCRSVTSLTIRICDITLTEISDARQAMDIVLPFLLSEGIMSKVGSVRKASIAVVMKLAKGAGVALRPHLSDLVCCMLESLSSLEDQGLNYVELHAANIGIETEKLENLRISISKGSPMWETLDLCINIVDSESLEQLIPRLTQLVRSGVGLNTRVGVASFISLLVQKVGTEIKPFTGMLLRLLFPVAKEEKSSAAKRAFSSACGVVLKYSSPSQAQSLIEETAALHSGDRSSQIACASLFKSFSSTASDIMSGHQSAIVPVIFLSRFEDDKQISSLFEEVWEDITSGERVTLQLFLQEIVNHICESITSSSWASKKKAGKAISKLTEVLGESLSPQHNKLLQCLINEMPGRLWEGKDALLDALGALSVSCHEAITKEDPKTPTVILDLICSACRKKVKKYRESAFSCLEKVIIAFGNPEFFNAVFPMLYEMCNTASVKTNSQVQSASDAVKTESEKGEDGQVPLEKIMECVKSCIQVATVDDIISRKADLIHVLLISLSPGFLWNVKMSGISCLGKLCSRFQSLWNDSMDGLVPSDATKFAHELFHSLVPKQLECINTVKIAQVHVATSQCMLELIEVYSKVSTLHPVEVDFKGEINSLIELEKSEEAKSLLRKSRDALAILS is encoded by the exons ATGTCATTGGAACCATGGATTTGCCTGGTGAATCCGTATATCCGTTGTACATTGCTGCATCAGTGGATAG AACCCGTAGCTAAAAGAGGGGAAGAGCTTCTTAAAAAGAAAGCTTCTGTAACGAATTTGGATGATCCCAAGTTGATAAAGAGACTCTTCTTACTATTCAATG GCACTACTGCCACTGAACATGCTACTCCAGAACATAGTGTAGCTCCAGGAAACATAGCCTTGAAAATGAAGCTCATGTCTGGTTTCTGTCGTTCTATCGCAGCCGCAAATAGTTTTCCTGCCACATTGCAGTGCATATTTGGTTGTATGTATG GAAGTGGAACGACCTTAAGGCTAAAGCAAATGGGAATGGAGTTCACCGTGTGGGTTTTTAAGCAT GGAAAAATAGATCAACTGAAACTTATGGGCCCTGTTATACTGAATGCTATTCTGAAAATGCTTGACGGAACAGGCTCAGAAGCAG ATGCTCTATCAAGGGAGACCAAAACATTTTCTTTTCAAGCTATTGGTTTGATTGCACAACGTTTGCCTCAGCTTTTTAG GGAAAAGATTGAAATGGCAGTTCGTCTTTTTAACGCATTGAAGTTAGAAACCCAATCTCTTCGTTCAACTATCCAGGAGGCAATCATCTCTCTTGCTGCTGCATACAAG GACTCCCCAGAGAAAATTCTCAAGGATTTGGAGGTGCTTCTGTTAGAAAATTCTTTGGCG GAACAAAATGAAGCAAGGTTTTGTGCGTTGCGATGGGCAACTTCTTTGTATGATTCACAACATTGTCCAAGTCTGTATATTTGCATGCTCAGCGCAGCAGATATGAAGCTAGATATAAG GGAACTAGCACTTGAAGGACTCTTTCTGAAAGACGAAGGTCGCAGTATAGTCTCTAATCATGACCACAAATACCCAAAGTTCGTTGAGATGCTGGAGTACATTCTCAAGCAACAGCCCAAACTGTTGGATTCATCAGAAATGAGAAGCCAGAAACTTCTCTTTCCGTCGCAAGTATATGTGGTCATGATTAAGTTTCTAGTGAAGTGTTTTGAGTTACAGATGGAGGAGATCAATACCCAGGCAGTTGGGACTGAATTTTTGTCTTCGGCGCAAAGAATGTGTTTGTTATTGGAACATTCCCTGGCATTCGAAGGCTCGGCTGAGTTGCATGCTTGCGCTTCCAAAGCTTTGGTTTCAGTTGGCTCTTACCTTCCGGAG ATGGTTGAAGTTTACTGTTCTCAAAAAGTTGTATGGCTAAGGCGTCTGCTTAGTCATACAGACTTGAGTACTCGTGAATCTGCATCACGATTACTCGGAATGGCATCCTGTGCTCTTTCTGATGCCGAATCATGTTCCTTGCTTTCTGAATTGATAGCTTCGGTTTCTCAACCGCCACAGAAGTTAAG GTTCGAGGCACACCATGGGGGGTTATGCGCTGTAGGATATGTTTCAGCACACTGCTTATATAGAATACCCGCT GTTTCTGAAGCGGTTGTTCAAAATGCGGTTAAATGCTTGGTGGATGTTGTTAACTCGGAGACTGCACCACTGGCTTCTGTTGCTATGGAAGCTCTGGGTCATATTGGAATCTGTGGCCCATTACCTCTTCTTGTTAATGATTCTAGTCCAG GGACTCAAGTGCTGGAAGTTCTGCAAGAAAAATTGAGCAAGCTACTCTCTGGTGATGATATAAAATCAGTTCAGAAAATTGCCCTTTCTCTTGGACATATCTGTTCAAATGAAATGTCATCTTCGCACTTGAAGATAGCGCTTGATCTTTTATTTAGCCTTTCACGCTCTAAG GCTGAAGAAATTTTGTTTGCTGCGGGTGAGGCGTTATCTTTCCTCTGGGGTGGTGTACCAGTTACTGCTGATATGATTCTGAAAACGAATTATACATCTCTTTCTACGGACTCAAATTTTCTGATGCGAGAAGTTAAATCTTTGTCAAAGAAATTGTCTGATGCCAAAACTGGTGATGAAGATAGCCGTGTCACGACCAGAGAAACAATTTCTGGAAAGCTCTTTGATACTCTTCTATACAGTAGCAGGAAGGATGAACGATGTGCTGGAACCGTATGGATGCTGTCTTTGATCATGTACTGTGGCCAACATCCATCAACACAACTAATGCTTCCTAAAATTCAG GAGGCTTTCTCACACTTGTTAGGTGACCAGAATGAACTTACACAGGAGCTGGCATCCCAGGGCATGAGCATTGTCTATGAACTTGGTGATTCATCAATGAAGCAAAGTCTGGTAGATGCTCTGGTTAATACCCTAACTGGCACAAGCAAAAGAAAACGAGCTATAAAG CTTGATGAAGAGACTGAAGTGTTTCAAGAGGGCACTATCGGTGAGAGTCCCAGTGGAGGGAAGATTAGCACGTACAAGGAGCTTTGTAATCTTGCAAATGAAATGGGGCAACCAGATTTGATTTACAAATTTATGGACTTAGCCAATCACCAAGCATCTCTTAATTCGAAGAGAGGAGCTGCTTTTGGGTTCTCCAAGATAGCCAAACAAGCAGGAGATGCTCTTCGACCACATTTGCGATTGTTGATTCCGAGGTTGATCCGATACCAGTATGATCCTGACAAAAACGTGCAG GATGCTATGGCACACATCTGGAAAGCACTTATACAAGACCCTAAGAAAGCTGTTGATGAACATTTGAATCACATCTTTGATGATCTGCTAGTACAATGTGGTTCACGGCTTTGGCGCTCCCGTGAGGCATCCTGTCTTGCCCTTGCTGATATTATTCAAGGTCGGAAATTTGACCAG GTTGGGGAGCATTTGAAAAGACTTTGGATAGCTGCTTTCCGTGCTATGGATGACATCAAAGAGACTGTGAGAAATGCTGGTGATAAGTTATGTCGTAGCGTGACATCCTTAACAATAAGGATTTGTGATATCACGCTCACCGAAATATCAGATGCAAGACAGGCAATGGATATTGTTCTCCCGTTTTTGCTTTCAGAAGGGATAATGAGTAAAGTCGGCAGTGTTCGGAAGGCTTCAATTGCAGTTGTTATGAAGCTTGCAAAG GGTGCAGGAGTTGCCCTCCGTCCACATCTATCAGACTTAGTTTGCTGTATGTTGGAAAGTTTGTCTAGTCTTGAAGACCAAGGACTTAACTATGTTGAG TTGCATGCTGCTAATATTGGCATAGAAACCGAGAAACTTGAAAATCTACGAATTTCAATCTCGAAAGGCTCTCCAATGTGGGAAACTCTTGATCTCTGTATTAATATAGTAGATAGTGAGTCACTTGAGCAGTTGATCCCTCGTCTCACTCAACTTGTTCGAAGTGGTGTTGGCCTCAATACGAG GGTTGGTGTTGCCAGCTTTATCTCATTACTAGTGCAGAAAGTAGGTACCGAGATAAAGCCGTTCACTGGAATGCTGCTAAGACTTTTGTTTCCTGTCGCCAAGGAGGAGAAAAGTTCTGCTGCAAAACGTGCCTTTTCGAGTGCTTGTGGCGTTGTATTGAAGTATTCTAGTCCCTCTCAAGCTCAAAGCTTAATCGAAGAAACTGCAGCTCTTCACTCTGGCGATAGAAGCTCCCAGATCGCATGTGCGAGTCTTTTTAAAAGCTTCTCATCTACAGCTTCTGATATTATGAGCGGTCATCAGTCGGCTATTGTTCCAGTCATATTTCTTTCCAG ATTTGAGGATGACAAACAGATTTCAAGCCTCTTTGAGGAGGTGTGGGAAGACATCACAAGTGGTGAAAGGGTCACGTTGCAGTTGTTTCTGCAAGAAATTGTGAATCATATTTGTGAGAGCATTACATCATCCTCGTGGGCAAGCAAAAAGAAG GCGGGTAAGGCAATTTCCAAGCTAACTGAAGTCTTGGGTGAATCACTATCGCCGCAACACAACAAATTGCTGCAGTGTCTTATCAATGAAATGCCTGGACGCTTATGGGAG GGAAAGGATGCTCTTTTGGATGCCCTTGGTGCTCTTTCAGTCTCTTGCCACGAGGCAATAACTAAGGAGGATCCAAAAACTCCCACTGTCATATTGGATCTGATATGTTCTGCATGTAGAAAGAAAGTCAAGAAATATCGCGAGTCAGCCTTTTCTTGCCTGGAGAAG GTCATAATAGCTTTTGGCAATCCAGAGTTCTTCAACGCCGTTTTCCCAATGTTATATGAGATGTGTAATACTGCCTCCGTCAAAACGAATTCTCAAGTCCAGTCTGCAAGTGATGCTGTCAAAACAG AATCAGAAAAAGGAGAAGACGGACAAGTCCCACTTGAGAAAATTATGGAGTGCGTCAAGTCATGCATCCAAGTAGCAACCGTAGATGACATTATCAGCCGGAAAGCTGATTTGATTCATGTTCTTCTAATTTCCTTATCACCTGGTTTTCTATGGAATG TAAAAATGTCTGGGATTTCATGTCTGGGAAAGCTTTGCTCAAGGTTTCAGAGTCTATGGAATGACTCTATGGATGGCCTTGTACCTAGTGATGCCACAAAATTCGCTCATGAG TTATTTCACTCGCTGGTTCCTAAACAACTGGAATGCATAAACACAGTGAAGATAGCACAG GTTCATGTGGCTACTTCGCAATGCATGCTTGAGCTCATCGAAGTGTATAGCAAGGTGTCGACATTGCATCCTGTGGAAGTAGATTTCAAGGGTGAGATTAACTCTTTGATTGAACTAGAGAAGAGTGAAGAAGCTAAGTCCTTGTTGAGAAAATCCAGAGATGCGCTTGCAATTCTCTCCTAA